A genomic region of Ignavibacteria bacterium contains the following coding sequences:
- the ssb gene encoding single-stranded DNA-binding protein translates to MAQSLNKIMLIGYVGRDAEVKYTNSGLAVMRFSLATDQNQKDQNGNWQRATTWHDIICFDKLAENMKEFVKKGRRVYVEGRLSKRDYVDKQNIKRYVVEVIAENLILLDRPGASFDDSSSVESETDSQISEPPAEDINSDSNSEEDLPF, encoded by the coding sequence ATGGCTCAATCACTCAATAAGATTATGCTTATAGGATATGTAGGACGAGATGCCGAGGTAAAATATACTAATTCCGGTTTAGCTGTAATGAGATTCAGTCTGGCGACTGATCAGAATCAGAAAGACCAAAATGGAAATTGGCAGCGTGCAACTACCTGGCATGATATTATTTGCTTCGACAAATTAGCTGAGAATATGAAAGAATTTGTCAAAAAGGGCAGAAGAGTTTATGTGGAAGGTAGATTATCTAAAAGAGATTATGTGGATAAACAAAATATCAAAAGGTATGTAGTTGAAGTAATTGCTGAAAATTTGATACTTCTCGATAGACCTGGTGCATCTTTTGATGATAGTTCTTCTGTTGAATCCGAAACAGATTCTCAGATTTCTGAACCTCCAGCTGAAGATATAAATAGCGACAGCAATTCAGAAGAAGATTTACCTTTTTAA
- a CDS encoding HlyC/CorC family transporter, which produces MDTDSFVQLLIVFGLFIVSAFFSASEVALFSIDEKKLNFISKAKPLAARYIHRLLEFPRKTLITILIGNNIANVGISILLAFLTVKLANQLNVNRDWLITIEIILLTVVLLLIGEIIPKIIANRFPVEYAVLVCYPIHWLYTLFAPITFLFNQVSKIFQRNFFIDKSKTAIKVEEIKTLADLSEEYGAIEKDEQSLIHGIIEFGETTVKEVMTNRTEMVAAEINESFDSLLNKFLTSKHSRLPIYKGNIDNIEGFVYIKDLLPIYIQRQKSDVQNLEEFNISKILRPAIFVPESKKIDEMFREFQTKNIHIAIVVDEFGGTAGLITMEDILAEVMSRFSYSEDTQDFYKQIDQDTYLVDAKIPIDFLEKLLDKQLKSDEDDYDTLGGFLLSKFEDLPEPDTSIDYEDYKFIIKEASEKRIEKVLIKKIKNEKV; this is translated from the coding sequence TTGGATACTGACTCGTTTGTGCAATTATTGATTGTGTTTGGTTTATTCATTGTTTCAGCTTTTTTTTCGGCTTCTGAAGTCGCTCTTTTTTCTATTGATGAGAAGAAACTTAATTTCATTTCAAAAGCAAAACCGTTAGCTGCACGATATATTCATAGACTACTTGAGTTTCCACGAAAAACTTTAATAACTATTTTAATCGGTAATAATATTGCTAATGTGGGAATTTCAATTTTACTTGCATTTCTTACTGTAAAACTTGCAAATCAACTAAATGTTAATCGTGACTGGTTAATAACAATTGAAATCATTCTTCTTACTGTTGTCCTTCTGCTGATTGGTGAGATCATACCAAAGATAATAGCTAATCGTTTCCCGGTTGAATATGCAGTCCTGGTTTGTTATCCAATACACTGGCTTTATACTTTATTCGCACCAATTACATTTTTATTCAACCAGGTTTCAAAAATTTTTCAGAGAAATTTTTTTATTGATAAATCGAAAACTGCCATAAAAGTAGAAGAGATCAAAACTTTAGCAGATTTGAGTGAAGAATATGGAGCAATTGAGAAAGATGAACAAAGTTTAATCCACGGAATAATTGAATTTGGTGAGACGACCGTAAAAGAAGTAATGACAAATCGAACCGAAATGGTTGCTGCTGAAATTAATGAGAGCTTTGATTCGCTATTAAATAAATTTTTAACCTCAAAACATTCACGATTGCCCATTTATAAGGGGAATATAGATAACATTGAAGGGTTCGTTTACATCAAAGATTTATTGCCGATTTATATTCAAAGGCAGAAATCGGATGTTCAAAATCTCGAAGAGTTTAACATATCAAAAATTTTGAGACCAGCGATCTTTGTTCCTGAAAGTAAAAAAATTGATGAGATGTTTAGAGAATTTCAAACGAAAAATATACACATTGCAATTGTTGTTGATGAATTCGGTGGAACTGCCGGTTTAATTACAATGGAAGATATATTAGCTGAAGTAATGAGCAGATTCTCGTATTCTGAAGACACTCAAGACTTTTATAAACAAATTGATCAAGATACATATCTGGTTGACGCTAAAATTCCAATTGATTTCTTAGAAAAACTTCTTGATAAACAATTAAAATCAGATGAAGATGATTATGATACTCTTGGTGGATTTCTTTTAAGCAAATTTGAAGATTTACCAGAACCCGATACTTCGATTGATTATGAAGATTATAAATTCATAATCAAAGAAGCCTCTGAGAAGAGAATCGAAAAGGTCTTAATTAAAAAAATTAAAAATGAAAAAGTATAA